The following are from one region of the Cloacibacterium normanense genome:
- a CDS encoding DUF6048 family protein, protein MKTKLTFILFFSFCLGFSQEKDSVKTKYQYKPNFTVGVDVLNAALSAFSDRKLFQGYVSSEIKKNLHAVVDVGFEKNIYQKNGYDATANGIFGKLGGYYMLSMDTENPDNGFYAGAKMAASFYNQEYKKVPIRGFGGSDQYLAFPSVNQSAYWLEGFAGARVQLFKSNLYVDVNAQPRFLLYSTKQEEMKPMIVPGFGKSSTKFNVGFSWNLAYQF, encoded by the coding sequence ATGAAAACAAAACTCACCTTTATCTTGTTTTTTAGTTTTTGTTTGGGTTTTTCTCAAGAGAAAGATTCAGTAAAAACCAAATATCAATATAAACCTAATTTTACAGTAGGAGTAGATGTACTGAATGCTGCATTATCTGCTTTTAGTGATAGAAAATTATTTCAAGGATATGTTTCTTCTGAGATTAAGAAAAATCTTCATGCAGTTGTAGATGTAGGTTTTGAAAAAAATATTTATCAGAAAAACGGTTATGATGCTACTGCAAACGGAATTTTCGGAAAATTAGGAGGATATTATATGCTTTCTATGGATACCGAAAATCCTGATAATGGTTTTTATGCAGGAGCAAAAATGGCAGCAAGTTTTTACAATCAAGAGTACAAAAAAGTTCCCATTCGTGGTTTTGGTGGCAGTGACCAATATCTTGCCTTTCCATCAGTGAATCAATCTGCATATTGGTTAGAAGGTTTTGCAGGAGCTAGAGTTCAGTTGTTTAAATCTAATTTATACGTAGATGTGAATGCACAACCAAGATTTTTATTGTATTCTACCAAACAAGAAGAAATGAAACCCATGATTGTGCCTGGATTTGGCAAAAGCTCTACTAAATTTAATGTGGGCTTTAGCTGGAATTTAGCGTATCAATTTTAA
- a CDS encoding DUF6452 family protein — translation MKKLIFPFLILGFLLTSCENDDDVCVSGEATPRLKIKFKSADNKVLTLDSLYLDVDYGNNNILTVVRAAKVDSALIPIRVDDAGFTELYVRKTKKGSVSKIKLNYNTTSEYVSPACGFKRLYQNLSGTLETANPVTKVELNQNQIINENKTHLYLVF, via the coding sequence ATGAAAAAATTAATCTTTCCCTTTTTGATTTTAGGGTTTTTGCTCACTTCTTGCGAAAACGATGACGATGTTTGCGTAAGCGGAGAAGCTACACCTCGACTAAAAATTAAATTTAAAAGTGCAGATAATAAAGTATTGACTTTAGACTCGCTTTATTTAGATGTAGATTATGGTAATAATAATATTTTAACAGTTGTAAGAGCTGCTAAAGTAGATTCTGCATTGATTCCAATTCGAGTAGATGATGCAGGTTTTACAGAATTATACGTGAGAAAAACTAAAAAAGGCAGCGTTTCTAAAATAAAACTGAATTACAATACCACTTCTGAGTATGTTTCGCCAGCTTGTGGTTTCAAAAGGCTTTACCAAAACCTTTCTGGAACTCTTGAAACAGCAAATCCAGTGACTAAAGTAGAACTCAATCAAAATCAAATTATCAATGAAAACAAAACTCACCTTTATCTTGTTTTTTAG
- a CDS encoding zinc-dependent metalloprotease — protein MMSASAFSQQKDSVKVDVKAKKDTVNTAKPKDKKPEKIQPFEKVITNKAVSDEGIITVHKVEDKYYFEIPDKTLKKEFLVVTRLTKAGAEMRMGTVGYAGDQISQNVISFEKGPNDKVFLRSISYLDYAKDSTSAMYKTVMRNNVNSIEQAFDIKAFGKEKNSTVIDVTDFINADNDVVSFDTRFKKGFRVGAFQKDKSFVNFVKSFPTNIEINTTKTYNRSAGEALPIPGAPKPEVSGNYTVEVNSSIILLPENKMQARYFDPRVGYFTVGYTDFDENPQGVERVSLVKRWRLEPKAKDLEKYKRGELVEPEKPIVFYIDPLTPKKWIPYLIQGVNDWQKAFEKAGFKNAIYAKVPNAKEDPEWSLEDARFSAIVYKPSDVPNASGPSIADPRTGEILESHINWYHNVMKLLNDWYFVQASPNDPRARKVDFDDELMGQLIRFVSSHEVGHTLGLRHNFGSSSTVPVENLRNKAWLKANGHTPSIMDYARFNYVAQPEDNVGEAGLMPRIGDYDDWAIEWGYRRFYNYNSPEKEKAHLNKWVMEKLQNPRLWFGTETNPYDPRSQSEQVGDNPMIAGKYGVKNLQRIMENIETWSTKPNEDYSSLNNRFTQVSGQFARYLGHVSKYIGGVKETPKMVEQKGAIYELVSKSEQKEALKFLSENVFTTPNWLLKTSVLNKIDKSPVEVVENLQKTVFNRVLSEGVLNKLYEGESLDANAYAVYDYLQDIKNSVFSELKSSSKIDIYRRNLQKNFVETLIARTQASKPSTGRNAENVSDNSDVKSLTRGVLREIKADASKNAQNAQDAVTKYHLEDLVYRIDKALEVK, from the coding sequence ATGATGTCAGCGAGCGCATTTTCTCAACAGAAAGACAGTGTAAAAGTAGATGTAAAAGCTAAAAAAGACACCGTAAACACTGCAAAACCAAAAGACAAAAAACCAGAAAAAATTCAACCTTTCGAGAAAGTAATTACCAACAAAGCAGTTAGCGATGAAGGAATTATTACCGTTCACAAGGTAGAAGACAAATACTATTTCGAAATTCCTGATAAAACACTGAAAAAAGAATTTTTGGTAGTCACCAGATTGACCAAAGCCGGTGCCGAAATGAGAATGGGAACAGTAGGTTATGCAGGAGACCAAATCAGTCAAAACGTTATCAGTTTCGAGAAAGGACCAAATGATAAGGTGTTTTTACGCTCTATTTCTTATTTAGATTATGCTAAAGATTCTACCTCTGCAATGTATAAAACAGTGATGAGAAACAACGTAAATTCTATAGAACAAGCTTTTGACATTAAAGCTTTCGGTAAAGAAAAAAACTCTACGGTGATAGATGTTACAGATTTTATCAATGCAGATAATGATGTGGTTTCTTTTGATACTCGTTTCAAGAAAGGATTTAGAGTGGGCGCTTTTCAAAAAGATAAATCTTTTGTCAATTTCGTGAAATCTTTCCCTACCAATATTGAAATTAACACGACTAAAACCTACAACAGAAGTGCAGGAGAAGCTTTGCCAATTCCAGGTGCTCCAAAACCTGAAGTGAGCGGAAATTATACTGTAGAAGTGAATTCTTCTATTATTCTTTTGCCAGAAAATAAAATGCAGGCAAGGTATTTTGATCCTAGGGTAGGTTATTTTACAGTAGGTTATACAGATTTTGATGAAAATCCTCAAGGCGTAGAAAGAGTTTCTCTAGTAAAAAGATGGAGACTTGAACCCAAAGCGAAAGATTTAGAAAAATATAAAAGAGGCGAATTGGTAGAGCCAGAAAAACCAATAGTTTTTTACATAGACCCATTAACTCCGAAAAAATGGATTCCATATTTAATTCAAGGAGTAAATGATTGGCAAAAAGCTTTTGAAAAAGCAGGTTTCAAAAATGCGATTTATGCAAAAGTTCCGAATGCTAAAGAAGATCCAGAATGGAGTTTAGAAGATGCAAGATTCTCGGCTATCGTTTATAAACCTTCAGATGTTCCTAATGCTTCTGGTCCTTCAATTGCAGACCCAAGAACTGGCGAAATTTTGGAAAGTCACATCAATTGGTATCACAATGTGATGAAATTGTTGAACGATTGGTATTTCGTGCAAGCTTCACCGAATGATCCAAGAGCTAGAAAAGTAGATTTTGATGATGAATTAATGGGACAATTAATCAGATTTGTTTCTTCACACGAAGTGGGACATACCCTTGGTTTGAGACATAATTTTGGGTCTAGTTCTACGGTTCCTGTAGAAAATCTTAGAAATAAAGCTTGGTTAAAAGCCAATGGACACACTCCTTCAATTATGGATTATGCGAGATTTAACTATGTAGCGCAACCAGAAGATAATGTAGGCGAAGCTGGATTAATGCCAAGAATTGGTGATTATGATGACTGGGCAATAGAATGGGGTTACAGAAGATTTTATAACTATAATTCTCCTGAAAAAGAAAAAGCTCATCTTAATAAATGGGTGATGGAAAAATTACAAAATCCTAGACTTTGGTTTGGTACTGAAACCAATCCTTATGATCCGCGTTCACAAAGCGAACAAGTAGGAGATAATCCTATGATTGCTGGAAAATACGGAGTGAAAAACCTTCAGAGAATCATGGAAAACATAGAAACGTGGAGTACAAAACCAAATGAAGATTACAGCAGTCTTAATAATAGATTTACTCAAGTTTCTGGTCAGTTTGCTAGATATTTAGGTCACGTTTCTAAATACATCGGTGGCGTAAAAGAAACACCGAAAATGGTAGAGCAAAAAGGAGCTATTTACGAATTGGTTTCTAAATCAGAGCAAAAAGAAGCTTTGAAATTTTTATCAGAAAATGTATTTACCACTCCAAATTGGTTGTTGAAAACTTCTGTTTTAAACAAAATAGATAAATCGCCTGTAGAAGTGGTAGAAAATCTTCAAAAAACAGTGTTCAATAGAGTTTTAAGCGAAGGTGTTTTGAATAAATTATATGAAGGAGAATCTTTAGATGCTAATGCTTACGCTGTGTATGATTATCTTCAAGATATTAAAAACAGTGTGTTTTCTGAGTTGAAATCTTCTTCTAAAATTGATATTTACAGAAGAAATTTACAGAAAAATTTTGTAGAAACTTTAATAGCGAGAACTCAAGCAAGTAAACCTAGCACTGGTAGAAATGCTGAAAATGTTTCTGATAATTCTGATGTGAAATCATTAACCAGAGGAGTTTTAAGAGAAATAAAAGCAGATGCTTCTAAAAATGCACAAAATGCACAAGATGCGGTGACCAAATATCATTTAGAAGATTTGGTTTATAGGATAGATAAAGCTTTAGAAGTAAAATAA
- the rlmD gene encoding 23S rRNA (uracil(1939)-C(5))-methyltransferase RlmD, which yields MSKKKKNIILENIKLITAGAKGVAVGKTEEGKTVLVSGAVPGDVVNARVKKSKSKYFEAEAVEILEKSPYRVEPKCIHFGVCGGCKWQNLSYQKQLDFKQEEVYNNIKRIGGIENFETLPILGSEQEYFYRNKMEFSFSNARWLTQYEISSEENFGNKDALGFHIPGMWSKILDLQECFLQEAPSNDLRLAVRNYAINKGLDFFDVRNQEGFLRTLMLRQNSQGEWMVLFQLYREEKENREQLFDYILEKFPQIKTLVYAINPKQNDSIYDLDVQTYFGEGFIYEEMDGLKFKIGPKSFFQTNYKQALNLYRKTLEFAEISENDVVYDLYTGTGTIAQYIAKKAKYVIGIESVQEAIDAAKEHAKLNGLENCEFYCGDMKDVFTEEFLANHPKPNVLITDPPRDGMHQKVVEQILKLAPPKIVYVSCNSATQARDLALMKEHYDVVKILPVDMFPQTHHVENIALLIKK from the coding sequence ATGAGTAAGAAAAAGAAAAACATTATTTTAGAAAATATTAAATTAATTACTGCTGGTGCAAAAGGTGTAGCCGTAGGAAAAACTGAGGAAGGGAAAACAGTTTTAGTTTCTGGTGCGGTTCCGGGTGATGTAGTTAATGCCAGAGTGAAAAAATCTAAATCTAAATACTTCGAAGCAGAAGCAGTAGAAATTTTAGAAAAATCACCTTACAGAGTAGAGCCGAAATGTATTCATTTCGGAGTTTGCGGTGGTTGCAAATGGCAGAACCTTTCTTACCAAAAACAACTCGATTTCAAGCAAGAAGAAGTTTATAACAATATCAAACGAATCGGTGGAATCGAAAATTTTGAAACCTTACCTATTCTCGGTTCAGAGCAAGAATATTTCTACAGAAATAAAATGGAGTTTTCTTTTTCTAACGCTCGTTGGCTTACTCAATACGAAATCAGTTCCGAAGAAAATTTCGGGAATAAAGATGCTTTAGGATTCCATATTCCAGGAATGTGGAGCAAAATTTTAGATTTACAAGAATGCTTCCTTCAAGAAGCGCCATCTAATGATTTAAGATTAGCCGTAAGAAATTATGCCATCAATAAAGGGTTAGATTTTTTTGATGTAAGAAATCAAGAAGGCTTTTTGAGAACTTTAATGCTTCGTCAAAACTCTCAAGGAGAATGGATGGTTTTATTCCAATTGTACAGAGAAGAGAAGGAGAACAGAGAACAATTATTCGATTATATTTTAGAGAAATTTCCGCAAATCAAAACATTGGTTTATGCCATCAATCCGAAACAGAATGATTCTATTTATGATTTAGATGTACAGACGTATTTCGGCGAAGGTTTTATTTATGAAGAAATGGATGGGCTGAAATTTAAAATCGGACCGAAATCTTTCTTCCAAACCAATTATAAACAAGCGCTGAATTTGTATAGAAAAACACTAGAATTTGCAGAAATTTCTGAAAATGATGTGGTTTATGATTTATATACAGGAACAGGAACGATTGCGCAATATATTGCCAAAAAAGCAAAATACGTAATCGGAATAGAATCGGTGCAAGAAGCGATTGATGCTGCAAAAGAACATGCTAAACTCAATGGTTTAGAGAATTGCGAGTTTTATTGTGGCGATATGAAAGACGTTTTCACAGAAGAGTTTTTAGCCAATCATCCAAAACCAAATGTTTTGATTACCGATCCACCTAGAGACGGAATGCACCAAAAAGTGGTAGAACAAATTCTGAAATTAGCACCGCCAAAAATTGTCTATGTTAGCTGTAATTCTGCTACTCAAGCTAGAGATTTAGCACTGATGAAGGAACATTATGATGTGGTGAAGATTCTGCCAGTAGATATGTTTCCGCAGACACATCACGTAGAAAATATAGCGCTATTAATAAAAAAATAA
- a CDS encoding TlpA family protein disulfide reductase, with protein MKKYFLLFLFSILMLSCSKGGKVTINGKVTNGSPLERLEIIDASGIATLPLANFGVDAKGNFSETIEIPRDGVYVITYAGNTGFLYLKGGDKVNLDFEAMLFPQGMKITGDAKGNTEYLMESQQFINQYMSKLDQSVISKKEEDFLKELEKYKGDITKKMDEIAKVKKPDSDVEKFNKRELDVTLLMISSQYESMHGPATNDPKYKAGAKLLDFQKSLENESYVEDMPNYRNYVISKLSAGFQKFFEGQKNAAPTSNVQMFSKFLDTQKDVSDKTKEYLLAAVAAQYDLREPANPKLQEVFKFLDTKIKNSAIKSELKNLEEAIYGIEQGTDVSGLNLVKQDGNKTTLADLKGKPTALVFYASWNPYITESTLPVLKEMVKFYGSKMNFAFINLDDTQDQFVKTSKAMFTGIQGNNYYATGGMKSEVAKKFAVYGFKMPSFIIIDKDGKISSKTYLNIADPALVDGLNKASGLQAPTGIPQTPEMMAPPTEHSANDGHGH; from the coding sequence ATGAAAAAATATTTTTTATTATTCTTATTCTCCATTTTAATGCTATCATGTTCTAAAGGTGGCAAAGTAACCATAAATGGTAAAGTGACTAATGGCTCACCATTAGAAAGATTAGAAATCATTGATGCTTCAGGAATTGCAACTTTACCGCTTGCTAATTTTGGTGTAGATGCCAAAGGAAATTTCTCAGAAACCATAGAAATTCCTAGAGATGGAGTTTATGTAATTACTTACGCAGGAAACACAGGTTTTCTTTATCTAAAAGGTGGTGATAAGGTAAATCTTGATTTTGAAGCGATGCTTTTCCCTCAGGGAATGAAAATTACTGGTGATGCTAAAGGAAATACAGAATATTTAATGGAATCTCAGCAATTCATTAACCAATATATGTCTAAATTAGACCAATCTGTTATTTCTAAAAAAGAAGAAGATTTCCTAAAAGAATTAGAAAAATATAAAGGTGATATTACCAAAAAAATGGACGAAATCGCTAAGGTAAAAAAACCAGACAGCGATGTAGAAAAATTCAATAAAAGAGAACTAGATGTAACTTTATTGATGATTTCTTCTCAGTACGAAAGTATGCATGGTCCAGCTACCAATGATCCTAAATATAAAGCAGGAGCTAAATTGTTAGATTTCCAAAAAAGTCTAGAAAACGAAAGCTATGTAGAAGATATGCCTAATTACAGAAACTACGTTATCAGTAAATTAAGTGCAGGTTTCCAAAAATTCTTCGAAGGACAAAAGAATGCTGCTCCGACTTCTAATGTGCAAATGTTCTCTAAATTCTTAGACACCCAAAAAGATGTTTCAGATAAAACTAAAGAATATCTTCTTGCTGCGGTAGCTGCTCAATATGATTTAAGAGAGCCTGCTAATCCTAAATTACAAGAAGTTTTTAAATTTTTAGATACTAAAATCAAAAATTCTGCAATCAAATCTGAGTTGAAAAATTTAGAAGAAGCTATTTACGGAATTGAGCAAGGAACTGATGTTTCTGGTTTAAATTTAGTAAAACAAGATGGCAATAAAACAACTTTAGCAGACCTTAAAGGAAAACCTACAGCATTAGTGTTCTACGCTTCTTGGAATCCTTATATTACAGAAAGTACATTGCCTGTTCTTAAAGAAATGGTGAAATTCTATGGTTCAAAAATGAATTTTGCTTTCATTAATTTAGATGATACTCAAGACCAATTTGTGAAAACTTCTAAAGCGATGTTTACAGGAATTCAAGGGAATAATTATTATGCAACGGGTGGTATGAAATCTGAAGTTGCTAAGAAATTTGCAGTGTATGGATTTAAAATGCCAAGTTTCATCATCATTGATAAAGACGGTAAAATTTCTAGTAAAACTTACTTAAATATCGCAGACCCAGCTCTAGTAGATGGATTGAACAAAGCTTCTGGTTTACAAGCTCCAACTGGAATTCCTCAAACTCCAGAAATGATGGCTCCACCAACTGAGCATTCTGCAAATGATGGTCACGGTCACTAA
- a CDS encoding succinate dehydrogenase/fumarate reductase iron-sulfur subunit, whose product MSAKKGLNLTLKIWRQKNNKSKGQFETYKISDVSTDSSFLEMLDMLNEQLVNNGSEPVAFDHDCREGICGMCSLYINGRAHGPDTGITTCQLHMRMFKDGETITIEPWRSAAFPVIKDLVVDRSAFDRIMAAGGFVSVNTSGNTLDANAIPVPKEDADKAMDAAACIGCGACVATCKNGSAMLFVGAKVSQFALLPQGRVEAKRRVLNMVKQMDEEGFGNCSNTGACEVECPKGISLENIARMNREFLAAQFTTVD is encoded by the coding sequence ATGAGTGCAAAAAAAGGATTAAACCTGACTCTAAAAATTTGGAGACAGAAAAATAATAAATCAAAAGGTCAGTTCGAGACCTATAAAATATCAGATGTTTCTACGGATTCTTCTTTCCTTGAAATGCTAGATATGCTAAACGAACAATTGGTAAATAACGGAAGCGAACCAGTAGCATTCGACCACGATTGTAGAGAAGGAATCTGCGGAATGTGTTCATTGTACATTAATGGTAGAGCTCACGGTCCAGATACAGGAATTACAACTTGCCAATTGCACATGAGAATGTTCAAAGATGGAGAAACCATCACTATTGAACCTTGGAGAAGTGCTGCTTTCCCAGTTATCAAAGACTTGGTAGTAGACAGAAGCGCATTTGACAGAATTATGGCTGCAGGTGGTTTTGTTTCTGTAAATACTTCAGGAAATACACTTGATGCAAACGCTATCCCAGTTCCTAAAGAAGATGCAGATAAAGCAATGGATGCTGCAGCTTGTATTGGTTGTGGAGCTTGTGTAGCAACTTGTAAAAATGGTTCTGCTATGCTATTTGTAGGTGCTAAAGTTTCTCAGTTTGCCCTTTTACCACAAGGTAGAGTAGAAGCGAAGAGAAGAGTACTAAACATGGTAAAACAAATGGACGAAGAAGGCTTCGGTAACTGTTCTAACACAGGTGCTTGCGAAGTAGAATGTCCTAAAGGAATTTCTCTAGAAAACATCGCTAGAATGAACAGAGAATTTCTTGCGGCTCAATTTACTACAGTAGATTAA
- a CDS encoding succinate dehydrogenase cytochrome b subunit, with translation MAGLTQSTIGRKFLMALSAMFLLVFLLIHLSVNLLSIFSEDAFNTASHFMGYNPLIQFVMQPVLVAGVIFHFVMGFVLEMKNKNARPVKYAVANNSGNSSWSSRNMIISGAVILAFLGLHMYDFWMHEMNYKYVEALSINETRYWEELHAKFADLWRVIFYAVSFVLLGLHLSHGFQSSFQSIGARHPKYLKCVNTLGTWYSILIPLGFIVVAVFHFVTQ, from the coding sequence ATGGCAGGATTAACTCAATCTACAATTGGTAGAAAGTTTTTAATGGCGCTTTCAGCAATGTTTTTGCTTGTCTTTTTGTTGATTCACTTGTCGGTAAATTTACTATCGATATTTAGTGAAGATGCATTTAACACAGCGTCTCATTTTATGGGATACAATCCTTTAATACAATTTGTGATGCAGCCGGTTTTAGTAGCGGGTGTAATCTTTCACTTTGTAATGGGCTTCGTTTTAGAAATGAAAAACAAAAACGCAAGACCAGTAAAATATGCTGTAGCAAATAACAGCGGAAATTCTAGTTGGTCTTCTAGAAATATGATTATTTCTGGAGCAGTAATTTTAGCTTTCTTAGGACTGCATATGTATGATTTCTGGATGCATGAAATGAATTATAAGTATGTAGAAGCTCTATCAATCAATGAAACAAGATATTGGGAAGAGTTACATGCTAAGTTTGCAGATTTATGGAGAGTGATTTTTTACGCAGTTTCTTTTGTTTTATTAGGATTGCACTTATCACACGGTTTCCAATCATCATTCCAATCGATTGGAGCTAGACATCCCAAATATTTAAAATGTGTAAACACTTTAGGAACTTGGTATTCTATTTTAATTCCGCTAGGATTTATCGTAGTAGCTGTATTTCATTTCGTAACTCAATAA
- a CDS encoding ComEC/Rec2 family competence protein, which produces MNKQPLLILWICFIFGILISEKLSLSTVLVHVFLSFSFLFLVFSFLKIHFFFKIKEYVLAIFFLGLGVFAHELHNKKQIFPNFPNSSEVVFTLDKKLNSNEKNKRYEVKILKVNEKSVDLGLVLSVPKEENELDFKHFYKAEIYLNKVKANAQDFGFDYQKYLARKQIYFQGYAPNSFQVAEKENLTLSEKIKQKRLEILQNIDQAKLSEKSKEFTKGIILADRTEMDRETVEDFSKSGLVHILAISGSHMAIIFWLILLLLKPIFPARLRNVPIVISMMFIWLFAIFIDFGSSVIRSCIMITAYYFYVLLQRKPDLLHAIAISGLAILIFDTNQLFDVGFQLSFIAVFGIFWLNEPILKYLPKPKNNIQNFFVNVISISIAAQVATLPLVIYYFHQYSLISVIANLVVIPFSEVIIIFALLMTILLGFGLDISWLNALYDSGVQLVLKVIHFFASLDVFFFKNIPMHWSEVIVLFSMIYFLRRFLTRHHLKSLIKVGFLVILFLMLRIGFNYSENSKSEILVHEFFKEKIISVKEKDKVVFFVKNSKNIEKQKKYIIEPYLVARRVNDFKIIFVPQNVKFLVINEKKYSVE; this is translated from the coding sequence ATGAACAAGCAACCACTTTTGATTTTGTGGATTTGTTTTATTTTCGGGATTCTTATTTCCGAAAAATTGAGCTTGTCAACGGTTTTAGTCCATGTATTTCTGAGCTTTAGCTTCTTGTTTTTAGTTTTTAGCTTTTTAAAAATTCATTTTTTCTTCAAAATCAAAGAGTATGTATTGGCAATTTTCTTTTTGGGATTAGGTGTTTTCGCACATGAACTCCATAATAAAAAACAAATTTTCCCCAATTTTCCTAATTCTTCGGAAGTGGTTTTTACTTTGGATAAAAAGCTGAATTCCAACGAGAAAAATAAACGCTACGAAGTCAAAATTTTGAAAGTTAATGAGAAATCGGTTGATTTAGGTTTGGTTTTGTCGGTTCCAAAAGAAGAAAATGAACTGGATTTCAAACATTTTTATAAAGCCGAAATTTATCTCAACAAAGTAAAAGCGAATGCGCAGGATTTTGGATTTGATTATCAAAAATATTTGGCCAGAAAGCAGATTTATTTTCAAGGATATGCTCCTAATTCTTTTCAAGTTGCGGAGAAAGAAAACCTTACTTTGTCCGAAAAAATTAAACAAAAACGCTTAGAAATTTTGCAAAATATCGACCAAGCAAAACTTTCTGAAAAATCTAAAGAATTTACCAAAGGAATTATTCTGGCAGACCGCACAGAAATGGACCGAGAAACGGTAGAGGATTTTAGTAAATCTGGATTGGTGCATATTTTGGCGATTTCGGGTTCGCACATGGCAATTATTTTTTGGTTGATTTTACTGCTTTTGAAACCAATTTTTCCTGCAAGATTAAGAAATGTTCCGATTGTCATTTCTATGATGTTCATTTGGTTATTTGCAATTTTTATAGATTTTGGAAGTTCTGTGATTCGTTCGTGTATTATGATTACAGCATATTATTTCTATGTTTTATTGCAACGAAAACCAGATTTGTTACATGCAATTGCGATTTCTGGTTTAGCGATTTTGATTTTTGACACAAATCAACTTTTTGATGTAGGATTTCAATTGAGTTTTATTGCTGTTTTCGGAATTTTTTGGCTCAATGAACCGATTTTAAAATATTTGCCAAAGCCTAAAAATAATATTCAGAATTTTTTTGTGAATGTAATTTCGATTAGTATTGCTGCGCAAGTGGCGACTTTACCATTGGTTATTTATTATTTTCATCAATATTCTCTGATTTCGGTTATTGCGAATCTGGTGGTGATTCCTTTTTCTGAAGTAATTATCATTTTTGCTTTATTGATGACCATTTTGTTGGGTTTTGGCCTCGATATTTCTTGGTTAAATGCTCTTTACGATTCTGGAGTTCAACTGGTTTTGAAAGTGATTCATTTTTTCGCAAGCCTTGATGTTTTCTTCTTTAAAAACATACCAATGCATTGGTCAGAAGTCATCGTTCTTTTTAGTATGATTTATTTTTTGAGGAGATTTTTAACACGTCATCATTTAAAATCACTCATCAAAGTAGGATTTTTGGTCATTTTATTTTTAATGCTTAGAATAGGATTTAACTACTCTGAAAATTCTAAATCCGAAATCTTAGTGCACGAATTTTTTAAAGAAAAAATAATTTCTGTTAAAGAAAAAGATAAAGTAGTCTTTTTTGTGAAAAATTCTAAAAATATAGAAAAGCAGAAAAAGTACATCATAGAGCCTTATTTGGTTGCTAGAAGAGTGAATGATTTTAAAATTATCTTTGTTCCTCAAAACGTAAAATTTTTAGTTATTAATGAAAAAAAATATAGTGTTGAATAA